ATATAGTCTCAGTTTGGAAGTAGATAAAAGATTTATTTAAGAAGAGTAATTAAATGTTTTGATTAGTAACAACTAAACTAAAAAAGATGAGGAAAAAATTATATTGAAATCATCTTTACCCACATCTATATTTACTTTTATATTTCTACCAAAATAAAAATATTTTATTATAGAGTTAGAGTTGCTACAATATATATCTATGTAATATATAACGTATATTTATATAATAGAATTTTTTAAACAATAAGTTATTTAAAATGATAGATGAGTTCAATGATGTTTCATTGGGTTTGTGATCTTAAAGATTTGCAATAAGACAAATATTCAAAATCAATCTCTTCTAAACAAAACGTTACGTAAAATTATGGGAGTTTGAAACAAGCGCAAACCAAATTTTCTCTTTCACGGCAACTAACCCTAACCTCGTCGATCTTCAATCCGGTGGCTTCTACCGCCGCAACTGGCTCCATCGGCACCCTAGCTACGGCGCGAGAGCTTCCTCTGAACCTCAGATCGTTGCACACCTTCATGCAATGGCCGTTCCTTCTGTTACAATCTCCGACGAGACCTCCGCTCCACCTCCATGATCTCCGACAACATGTCTGCTTCTCCTCCTGTGATCTCCAACAATCAACCTCCAGACTACTCACCAGCCTTAGCTACCACAGGTATTCCACCTCCATCTCAGTAATCTCCAAGCATCGTTAACAAAGTTCTGCCATTGGTAATCTCAGATGAAGGTAATTACTCAGATTTTGATTCTCAGGCTGCAGAAGTTGTTCAAGTAACTGGTTTTATCCCTACCTTGGAAGCATGGTCAAAACCTCTCCATTTCACGCCAGCTCCACCCCCACCCCCTCCCCCCGGAACCCTGCAACTCCAAGGTTTGGTGTTTTAGAGGTTGTAAGAAGTCGGTTAACTTCATTTTGGCTTTTAATCCGTGAAGCTACTCTCAATGGTCAGAAGCAAAAGAAAGGGGATATAAGATATCCTGAGAAAATTGTGTCTCAGCTTCCAGTTGAGAATATTCCACCTCCGGCTCTCAAAGGAGATGATACTTTTCGGTTTTCATGGGTGGCTCGTATGAATCAAGCATCGAGAAATCTTTTTCGGGCTGCTGACCCGACTTGCCGTTTGGATGGTACTTCTCAGATGACAATTTCATCTAAGGTCCTTAGGCTAGGCCCATAAAATAAGAAAGAATACATAGTCGGCCAGTTTTATATATGTTCATGTCTTCCTAGTGGACTCATTCATGCAAAATTGAATAGGTTACGGGGTCCGGAATGTAAGATAACCTGTGATAAGTTAGGTGACTCTTCTTTCTTGTTCCATATTCCTCATGAAAATACTCGCAAATGGGTTATCCAACGCGGAGTATGGCATATTGATGATTGCCTCCTCTTCGTATCCCCTTGGAGCCATGTTAACGCATTCCAAGTCCATGAGATTTCTACTCAGACGATGTGGGTTACTCTTAAGAACAAAAACCAAAAAGTATTTTCTAATTTTTTTAAATATTATTAAGTTTAGATAAATAATGTAGGATATAAAACCTACATTTATCACTCTATAACAGCACACAAAACAAACGTTTAACAACCTTATTTTTCTAAACAATTGGAGTTAATTATATCTTCACTACTTGTTGAAGCAATTAAAGTTTTATTAAGGTAAGTTAATTTATTAATGTTTTAATAAATATTATGTACCATAAATTTTTATAGCAAATTAGTCTTAGGGGGTGTTATTGGTTTATATATTTTGATTGATTTAGAAATCCATATAGTATTTATAAATCCAAGTAAAATATGCAAATCCAGAGGTTTTCCCTCGGATTTGAGTCTTTGTATTTTTAACTAAAAAATCCAAACAAATCTATTCAAATCCATTATTAAATCAAATATATTAGTAAATCCGTACAATTGAATAACACTTGATTTGATATAGAATTTATGAATCATTAAACCAATAACACATGATTTTAATACAGATTTAAAAATCATAGAACCAATTACACTAGATTTAGTTCGGATTTTCAAATCCATTAAAATACAACAACCAATAACCCCTACTAAGTTGTTAACTATAAGTATAAAATTTTGTTATACTTTAATTAGTTTTGTATTTTTAAAATTTTTATATTACTTTATATAAAATGTTTTAATAAGTTTGTTTTTCTATTGTTTTAAAATATAATTAATTTTTAGTTTATTAAAAAAATGTCACTATTATTATGTAATATACCACATGTGTAGAGACTTATATTTACCACAATTTTAGAAATAGTTGTTAATTTTATTTAAATTTGAATATATTATTTATCTACAGTTATTTGATTATAAATTTTTACATAAAATTAATGCATATATAGTTAAATTGTACACATGGAATTAATTTTTCTTAGTTAACTATTAATGAATATATATATAGATTATAGTTATGGCAATTTTATTTTGAAAAGTATGTCTACACATTTTACTTAAAGTTTTATATGTATATATCTACATATATTATATGTACAAGTTTATAATATAAAGTATATAGATATATACAAAATTATGTTTAAAATATAACTAAATTTTTATATTTATGTTTAACATAGAATTATATTATTTTGTGCTTTTTTATTTTAAAATAAACTTGTGTGTTTGGGTAATGGTATTTTATATTTTATTATTTCCAAAATAAATATTTTACTATTAATAATATTTTCATTTTTTATTCTAAAAGCAAAAACCAAAAACTAAAAGCACCATTCATGTTTTTCAAAAAATTAAAATCTACTGCAAAATCAAAAACTAAAAACTAGAATTTAAAAATCTAAAAAAAACAAAAAAACAAAAAACCAAAATCCAAAATCTAGAAACTATGAAAACAATCATCACCTGAAATAGGTGATTTTTCTTTATCATTTAAGCAAAAACTATAATTTTGTTGTAGCTCTATACAATTATCATTTGTGCTATTTTATGCATAAAATTGGACAGGATAATATAACAGTGATATGTCTAAAATAGAATTGAGCTAAATATAAGTAAAATATAAGTAATAGAAAGAAAAAGGAAAAAAGAAGCACAATATAAAGAAAATAAATGCAAAGAGACGGTATATTTGACTAATCTTAAATATACAAATTTAGGAGAGAGAAATATAAAAATATGATAAAAAGTAACATAAATTTAAAATTATATTTGAGAAAATAAGAGAATGAAAATAATGTATATATATTCAGTTTAAGGACAGTAAAATAAATAAAAAAGATGATTTTTGAATACAAAACACTTAAGAATGTAAATATAATTTTTATCAACTACTATCTTATATGGTATCTGAAGAAACACTTAGTTATGAGTAGTGATGGCAAACGAGCTCTCCCACGTCCAAATGACCCGCCCAGCCGCAGGATCAAGTTCCGTCGGGTCTCAGCAGGCTTAGCCTATGAGATGCTGCTGTTTTTTGTTTTTTTTTCTTCTCTGAATTTTTTCTTTCAAATGATTATAAGCTGAAAACTTAGGCTAACCAATGTTTTCTTCCATTGTAAGTAGTCTTATGCACTTTTTCATATTATCTTAGTGTCAAGCTTTTTAAAGCACCACAACTTTTCTTCACTTGGCTTCGCAGGAGCATCGTTTTACTGTTTTAGACTATTTAACAATTTTGTAACAAGTTAAGAGTTATGAGATAGAATAAAATATATCAAGACTTAAAATCTATAAGTATTTAGATGTTTAATACAAATAAAAATTAAACTTTAAATTTGAAATAAGCCAAAAGTAAATCATAAAATGATAATTAATTATCGGTAAAAACATAAACTAATGTCAAATCACATCAACTAGTTTTGTTAATAGATTCGTAATCCACCTAGTTTTGTTAATAGATTCGTAATCCACGTGATCATATGATCATTGTATTTTTGAAAAAAAAAACTTAACTTTTTAATTAGAATACGAAACAGATTCTAATAATGTAACTGAAAAACCCAAAAAAAAAAAATTTAAAATTTATGTATTGGTTCAACAGTACCGATTTTAACAGTTTTTTGTGGGTTTTACGAGTTTTTAAATAATGGGTTTTTCATATAATGAAAATTTCTATAAGGGTAAGCTGTAAAGGAGGAAGTCGAACACACTGCATCATCATTCATCACTTAGTTTTTATTTATTTTGGATCAGATAAGACCTTAGAATGTCACAGTTCTACACTTTCTTAGTACTAAAATATAAACATAGACATAGAAAACATGTTCACACATGTTCACTTATTTGAAAGCTCCCATTGTTTGTCATATATTCCCAAAAGAATATTCAACAATAATCAACGAGGATAAAAAAGTAAAACTTCAGAGGCTGCTCATAGGCTCAAGTAACTCACTCACATCTCAAGACTTTTGAAAAGTCCCCTTGTTATCAAGTTCTTCCAACACAGCCCACAGTTTTGGATCCGCATAGTTCTCGATGAGAAAAGCCGGTTTTGCTTGCATCAGCATGCTTGCTGGATTACCTGTAGTTAGTCCCACCACTGGCATTCCAGCTGCAACTCCAGCTTTTATCCCAGAGACCGAGTCCTCGAAAACTAGCGTATGCTCCTTCGACACGTTAAGCACCTCAAGAGCCTTCAAGTAAGGCCCCGGATGTGGTTTGGGATACTCACATTCAGACCCAAGGATCACTGCCTGGAAGAAATCAGTAAGACCAAGTTTGGATATCATGAGCTCTGCGTTTTCTTTTGGAGCGTTCGTCACAGCAGCTCGCTTCAGTCCACGTTCCTCTATCCATTTGGTTAGTTTTATAAGCCCGTCAAGTGGCTTTATCTTCTCTGCTACAAGTCTAATTAATAAGAGGAAAACAAAGTTAATCCTAAGTTCCTAACTTAACTCAAAATCTTAAAAAGAAGTTTAAGACTTACTTGCGGTAAAGAGCTTCCTTTTCCTCACAGAACTCTAACCCTCTTGTAACATCATTAGGGAAGAGAGCAAGAGCAATCTGAGAGTTGTGTTTTCCACCAATGTTCTCAATAAAGAACTTCTCGTCGATTGGTACACCATTGTTAAAACCAATCTGTGAATGATACAAGAAGCAAACTTTGAAGCAAGAGCTTGATAGTAATTAAGATATGTCATAAAGGGATTAATAACCTGTTGGAGCAGTTCTTGAAAGGCAATAAGGTGGATAGGATCAGAGTCACAGAGTGTTCCATCAACATCAAAGAGAATGGCTTCTAAAGGAGCAAGATGTGAGAGCGAAGGTTTGCTGCTTCACAACATAACAAGTCAAAGATCAAAACTAAGAGATTTGCATTAAAAGGATCAAACTTTCGGATACCCAATACTATTAGCAACCATTGATTGTGTGTTACAATATTAGCAATGATTATTAGCATGCGAGTTCCAGTGATCTTGGAGATCGTGCATATACATAACAGAGATTGTATGAATCGTTAAATGAAAAGACGATCGGAGAACTAGAGTGTACCTCTCGGAAGAGTTGAGATCAGAGAAGCCATTCATTGTGATGGAACTGAGAAAGAAAACGAATCTAATCGGGAAGAAAGGAGTGGTTTTTGAGAGACGATGAAAAAAGAAACAAGCAGAGTGAAGAGGAGAAATAGGATCTTTAATGGTCCGCCAGGGGAAGATTCGCGGACTTTTCTTCGCCACGTGGCGGCTTTTGGTTTCCTTACCGCAAAATGCCAAAACTGTTAACCGGAATCATACCGACATTCGGTTTAGAGATTGAAATTGCGAACCAAATCAGTCATTCGGATTAGACTACCCACAAGTTCATAATATTTTTGTTTTGTTAATGTGTGTTACTCATTAGACACCAGTGCTAACTGAAGGTTTCCTTCATTCCAAACTCAAATTTTCTTTTCACTGAAAATGTTATAACCTTGCAAGTTTAGTTAAATATGATTCAAGTTACTATGTCATTCTAGCATAAAACATGAAAACAGAGTTTAACATGACACACTCTTCTCTTCTTGAATAATGTCACCAGAGACAGTGACTTTATTATTAGATATTATGATAAAAGGGTATAGAAAACGCAAATGTTGGGATAGAAACATAAAACCGAAAGAAATTCACATGTTCAATAGCCACAAGTCCTGGGAATAAGTTCAGAACCGAAATCAATTTGATTTAGATAGTAGTGTGAGCAAGAAATCTCTGTAGTTCCCTTTAATCTTCTCTTGAATTGTTTGGGCCAAAGGCTCTCCATAGAGCTGGTTATACTCTTCTGCTATCTCCTTCATGTCACCATGATCTGCTCTCGTAACGAACACTCTTGTCAACCATTTCTTGGTACCCTTGTCCGCATCTTTGTTCAAAGACGCATTCAAAATCTACAACCAAAGACAAGAGACTTTGTTAGAACAAGAAAAGTTTATACATAATAGTAGATGTTATCATAAGTTTATTAGTATTAGTGTTACCTTGCTGAAATACACTGAGGGTTTGAGCAAACAAAGCAAAGCTTCATTGATGAGAGAAGACTCAGATACACCCTGATGATCATACAACAAGATTTTCTTGATTCATTAGAAAAAGTTAAAAATGGGGTTTTATAAAAGACTATAAGAAGTGAGTATAAATAATATATATGTTACCCCAAGAAGATCAGACCCTTGGATTTGATTAAAGTGTTTGTAGAGATGTTCGAGATGGAGTTTGCTTCTTGTACTCAGAATCCTAACAACCTCATCATTCTCTATGGCTCCCTCTCCAGAAGAAGCCACCGCCTCGGCCAAAATCTTAGCGTCCGATTTGGCGGAACTTTCCTTCACCTCTTTCCCTTCGTATCTGTAAGCACTCACGAGGCCTACTAGCAGCTGCACAACAAACACACAGAGAGACAGTAAGTTAGAAGAGATCGGGTGTAGTGTACGGTAAGTAAGAATGTACCGACCTTGCGTTGAGAGCCGTGGACGTGAGAGGCAATGTCTTCTTCCATCGACTGGTCAAAGAGGGAGTGATAAGCTTTGCGTGCGCCTAGGAGATCTTCAGAGGAGCGAGTGCATGACACCTCCACGATGAGGTTGTAAGCTTCATCTCCTTTCTTCAGTGCTTTCTTCACCAACCTCGCGTCTCTCTCCCATGGATGCATCGACCACATCACCACCGCGTTCTGTGCATCACAGACCAAACTTTCATCAAGAAGAAAATTTAGCAATTTTAGTTTTATTGAAACTGAAATAAATGGTTTGTTTTGTACTTTTCTTAGGTAAAAACAATAAGTGATTTGTTACTGGGTAAAAAACTAGTAGAAATGGTAAAAAATCAACTACATAGATTTAGATGGTGTGATAAGTTTTGCCAAAAAAAAGAGTAAAAAGATGGTAATAAAATATTTAGAAAGATGGATAAAAAGAAAAGCCAGAAAATAAAAGAAGGAAAGATATGTAAAAGATTAAGAAACTGACAGTGAAGCGAGAGAACTCAATCTTGAGATGTTTGACAAAGTGATCATGACATTTCTCAAAAGCTCTTTCTTCATCTTCCACAAAGAAACTTTTGCTTGCTCTCCTAAACAACTTTCGATGATCCTTGTGCGAGTTCCCCAGAGTACTTATCAATGCTCCCTCTTCAACTCCCATTCCTACAAGTTTTGTTTAATGATTTCAAATAGTTATTAATCTCGAAATCATTCTCAGTGTACATCATTGTAATATGACTGTTTTTCATAGTTACCTGAGATTGCTTTGGTGATGCCTTCCAAATCGAGAGTGTGAGCCATTTTTCTTGCTTTTTAGTTTTGTGTTTGTTTCTGCTTTGCTTTGGTTAAGTGGAAAGCTAAGGAAGAGAGACAAGTCGTTTTATATGATGCTGATTATTAGGGGTGATGTTGTGGTTTACGGAGGGAGTCAAGGGTATTTTAGGTATATAACAAACTATTCATTTAGTATAAAAGTTTGTGTTCAGATTTAAGACAGACGCTAGTCATTGTTGTAACAAGAAGTAACGCCCACAGGATTTATTGCATGTTTTAACAACTGTTTCATATGAAAAGGATGAAACACTAGTCCAAGACAAATTAAAACTTACTGTTTTGTTTTTGTTGTAACTAGACTTTATTACGTTTGACCATTATATAAACTGTACTTTAGTATATATAATCATACTGTAAACCTTTTGATTTTTTTTACTGTAAACCTTTTGTCTTTTGATTATATATACTAAGGTGCAATTTATATAATAATACATGTCTATAATACAAAACAGGGTTCCGGGAAAGAAGAAGAGGTTTACAGTTTCAAATGTATTTTTTTTTTTGTCACAACATGTATTATACTAAATTTGAGTTCGTATTATGGCACAGTGATTACATTATTACAAAACACTAAAATACACTATGATTATTGATTGGCATGGTCTAATTTTGTATTAGGAAACTTGTAACAAAAGCAAATCAAAGTTACACATGCACTGTCACTGGCATATGATTTAGGATATGATGCATAAGATTAAGAGCCATGTGGTTTAGAATTGGCCGAATCTCAGATAATCAATGGAAAACTAGTAAAAGTCAACTAATTGCGATCTCACTCAATCTTAAACGAACATTAGATGATAACTAAAGGGTATGAAAAATGTTTACTACATATATAAAAACAAGTCCCGAAGATCATGGCTAAGCATAGAGCATATCTTTTCTTCTCTTAAACTAATGCATTCTTTAACAAAAGTGTTATACGTTCTCATTATGTCCCAGCCTGTCCCTTTAAAGAAATCATGCACGTAACCAATTTAAAAGAGTAGATGGGAAGCCTCTATCACGTTTCCTTCGCGACGGTGGAAGAGCATGATTAAAAGTTAAAAGTGAAGAAACAGTTTCTTAGCTTCCAATAAGAATCTCATTCTAATAATCCCGAGTTA
The DNA window shown above is from Brassica oleracea var. oleracea cultivar TO1000 chromosome C3, BOL, whole genome shotgun sequence and carries:
- the LOC106329904 gene encoding uncharacterized protein LOC106329904, coding for MISDNMSASPPVISNNQPPDYSPALATTGCRSCSSNWFYPYLGSMVKTSPFHASSTPTPSPRNPATPRFGVLEVVRSRLTSFWLLIREATLNGQKQKKGDIRYPEKIVSQLPVENIPPPALKGDDTFRFSWVARMNQASRNLFRAADPTCRLDGTSQMTISSKVLRLGP
- the LOC106328936 gene encoding haloacid dehalogenase-like hydrolase domain-containing protein Sgpp isoform X1 is translated as MNGFSDLNSSESSKPSLSHLAPLEAILFDVDGTLCDSDPIHLIAFQELLQQIGFNNGVPIDEKFFIENIGGKHNSQIALALFPNDVTRGLEFCEEKEALYRKLVAEKIKPLDGLIKLTKWIEERGLKRAAVTNAPKENAELMISKLGLTDFFQAVILGSECEYPKPHPGPYLKALEVLNVSKEHTLVFEDSVSGIKAGVAAGMPVVGLTTGNPASMLMQAKPAFLIENYADPKLWAVLEELDNKGTFQKS
- the LOC106328936 gene encoding haloacid dehalogenase-like hydrolase domain-containing protein Sgpp isoform X2, which translates into the protein MNGFSDLNSSESKPSLSHLAPLEAILFDVDGTLCDSDPIHLIAFQELLQQIGFNNGVPIDEKFFIENIGGKHNSQIALALFPNDVTRGLEFCEEKEALYRKLVAEKIKPLDGLIKLTKWIEERGLKRAAVTNAPKENAELMISKLGLTDFFQAVILGSECEYPKPHPGPYLKALEVLNVSKEHTLVFEDSVSGIKAGVAAGMPVVGLTTGNPASMLMQAKPAFLIENYADPKLWAVLEELDNKGTFQKS
- the LOC106331403 gene encoding annexin D4-like, with protein sequence MAHTLDLEGITKAISGMGVEEGALISTLGNSHKDHRKLFRRASKSFFVEDEERAFEKCHDHFVKHLKIEFSRFTNAVVMWSMHPWERDARLVKKALKKGDEAYNLIVEVSCTRSSEDLLGARKAYHSLFDQSMEEDIASHVHGSQRKLLVGLVSAYRYEGKEVKESSAKSDAKILAEAVASSGEGAIENDEVVRILSTRSKLHLEHLYKHFNQIQGSDLLGGVSESSLINEALLCLLKPSVYFSKILNASLNKDADKGTKKWLTRVFVTRADHGDMKEIAEEYNQLYGEPLAQTIQEKIKGNYRDFLLTLLSKSN